The Deinococcus misasensis DSM 22328 genome has a segment encoding these proteins:
- a CDS encoding transposase — translation MTHFDSETLDRNQWDAMLLSIPQLSARDKRNFEAVLHVLLSGMAWEDFPEEEFGMSFRTPWNRYRHWQQTGLWPLMLQAYCSTLPEAMQHSWKARMFQAEEHRLRRSGSRKRAALEKA, via the coding sequence ATGACCCATTTTGATTCAGAAACCCTTGACCGCAACCAGTGGGATGCCATGTTGCTGAGTATCCCTCAACTGTCCGCCCGAGACAAACGCAACTTTGAAGCCGTGCTCCATGTTTTGCTTTCTGGCATGGCATGGGAAGACTTCCCGGAGGAGGAATTCGGAATGAGCTTCCGCACCCCCTGGAACAGGTACCGGCACTGGCAACAAACCGGACTGTGGCCCCTGATGCTGCAGGCGTACTGTTCCACCCTCCCAGAGGCCATGCAGCACAGTTGGAAAGCCCGCATGTTTCAGGCGGAAGAACACCGCTTGCGGCGCTCGGGTTCTCGAAAAAGGGCCGCTCTGGAGAAAGCCTGA